TGCGCTGCTAGTGTGGAAGATCCAGACGTAATTCCTTTAGTTCAATACACAGTTTTTGTGGAGTCCAGCGGGCAGGCAGTTGTGAATAAGCCTTTAGCAATCATTATTCTTTGTAGAGTAAGTGCGGGTAGAGGAAATCTAGTTCTCGCTGATGTCGAACGCAGTGTGCTGGAGCACATTAAATTGGCAGCCCCCTCAGATGCTTTCATTGAGCATAAAGCTTACTTACATAGGGCTGCTAACCACGCTGAAAAAGAGATGATCCTAAATTTAGAGGATGTAGTGAAATTACAATATACATAAGACAGAATGAAGAATATTGATTTTTTTGGCTGCAAGAAGGATAATACGAATTTGGATACAAGAAAAGAGGGAAATAGAGTGTCGCCCGTAACAGAAGTGAATTTTGAAGTAGTTGATCCAGAGAACGCTGATTTAAGAGAACTTATTACGTTTCTGGATGAAGAACTGAAGATGCGTTATCCGCATGAGACGATCTATGTTGTTGATTTCGAGGATCCCAAAGTAAAAGAAATGACTTTCGTAGTAGCCTACTTAAACGGAAAACCAGTGGGCTGTGGTGGGCTTCGTCCACTAGATTATATCGGAATAGAGATCGCAACGATGGAGTTGAAGCGCTTTTATGTAGATTCTAGTTATCGTAAAATGGGCATAGCTACAAATATGCTGTTATTCCTTGAAGAACAAGCATTAGCGGCGGGGTTTAAGGAGATCCGATTGGAGACCGGAATTAAGCAGCCAGAAGCGATTGCGCTTTACGTCAAGCATGGCTACCAACCGATTGATTTATTTGGACCCTACATAGGTGATCCGCATAGTCTCTGTTACGGCAAAATACTATAAAACTTTATAATGGATAACATGGGGGTATTAAAATGAGTATCAACGTTAAACAACTAGCAGCTGAAAAAGCAGTGGAATATGTAGAAGATGGAATGAAGGTAGGTTTGGGTACGGGATCAACTGCCTACTGGGCAATCCGCAAGCTCGGTGAACGCGTCAGTGAAGGCTTGAAAATTACCGCAGTAGCTACTTCAAGCGCTTCCGAAGAGCAGGCACGAGAGCTGGGAATTCCACTGGTAGCTTTTGGTGATATTGATAGTCTGGACTTAACCATTGACGGAGCGGACGAGCTAGACAGCAGTCTGCAACTAATTAAAGGCGGCGGCGGCGCTTTGCTTCGTGAGAAGATTGTAGCTAGTAATAGTACCCGAATGATTGTGATTGCCGATGAAGGTAAAGTTGTAAACACGCTAGGCAAATTTCCGTTGCCGGTGGAAATCGTTCCTTTCGCGTGGGAATGGACTGTGGCAGAGCTTGCCAAACTGGGTTGCCAACCTGAATTGCGTCGCAGCGGAGAAGAGTTGTACAAGACGGATAATGGCAATTACATTGCGGACTGCCGATTTGAAGCGATAGAAGCTGCACCGAAGCTTGCACTGACCATCCAAAACATCCCGGGTGTTGTAGATCACGGCTTATTTATTGGGATTGCAGCGATGGCGATCGTAGGTAAACTTGATGGAACTATCGAAATTATTGAAGCTCAACCTAAGAATTGATTAACCGCAGACATAAAGAAACCTACCGTTCATGGCCGCTAAAAGGATTGACACGGGGAGTGCTAACTCTGTATAGTGCTACTGTTATCTATTGGATGTTTATCGGATTTGGACGTGAGGTACATACCGGAGGTCCTCTTCAGTATAATCTGGTTCCATTTCGCACGGTGTCACTTTATTTCAACTTGGATAACGGTTTATCACTTATCAATCGGCTAGTAAATCTGCTAGGAAATGTTGTAGTTTTTATTCCATTTGGTTTTCTTTCGCCATTAGTAAAGATACATCCGGTTTCTTGGCTTAGGATCTCGCTATATGCTGTCCCTTGCATACTGCTTTTGGAGTGCTTGCAAATGCTGCTGCATGTGGGAAGCTTCGATATTGATGATTTACTATTAAACATGCTAGGTGTGTGGACAGGCTACGGATTGTTTCGAGTGATTAGCTGTAAAAGGAACAAAGAAGGAGAAATGTGAAGAATGTTGATTGATCTTAAACCCCTCATTGGTACATCTGAGGTGAATGAGCTGCTGACCTATGCCGTGATAGATGATCCGAATGCTCTACAGCAGACTTCGTCTGAGTATAGCGAACAAGCCGGGCTAAAGTTATATGGCTGGGAAGAGGAAGAATTACTGCTTGGTCTTATAGGCTTTGAAGAAACAGAAGATGGTTCGTTGGATATTCGGCATATTGCTGTATTGCCAGAGAACAGAGGAAAAGGTTATGCACGGGGGATGATTCTGGAGCTGCTTACTACGCGTCAGCCGCGTTATCTGGTAGCTGAAACAGAGGATGAGATTGCTGCAGATTTCTACCGTAGTCTTGGGTTCATGGTGTACAGCCTCGGCGAAAATGCAGCAGGCATTGAAACGCTGAGATGTGTTTATGAAGTAGAAGAGATCGAGGATGAGGAATAAACAGTTTTTAAAAGACATACAATGGCAGGTCGAGATGAAATCTCGGCCTGTTTTTTTGTTGACACCTTAAATAGTTCCTTAGAATTGTAAAGTTGACTTTTGAAATAAATGGGATTATAGTTTGACAATGAAACTATTCTACAGTTGAACTATATTTGGAGGTAAGAAGCTTTGGAAGATGAAGTTCAGCATTGGATTAACCGTTATATGGATGCTTATATGATGGTGACTCGACAAGTAGCCGCAAGAATTAAAGATAGCATTGCTGCAGATACAACGAATGATCAGTATCAAATTCTGCGTCTGATTAATGCTCAGGAACATTGTACCTCTACATATCTAGCAGAAACTTTTTGCGTGGGTAAAAGCTCCATTACAGCAATAATCAACAGACTGGTGCAAGCAGGCATTATTGAGCGAACTCGTGACGAGAATGATCGTCGTCAGGTGTATTTATCGATGTCAGAGCATGGTAAAAGAGTATTTGAAGCCGCTGAGTCGCAAGTACATGAAGTAGTGGCCCCGTATTTGTTTCATTTTGAAAAGAAGGATATTGAGACGTTCATCATGATGTTTGAGAAACTGGCAAGTCTAATTCAGAATGATAATGGAGGGAAGAGCCAATGAAGACGATTCTAAAAGCAAGATGGGCGGTTATCGCAATCTGGCTCGCTGTAGCGGTGGTGCTAGTGATGACGGCCCCGTCTTTCTCTGATCTTGTCCGTGAGAAGGGGCAGGTTACCGTTCCAGAGGGATACCCTTCATCAAGAGCAGCAGAAATCATGAAGGAAGCGTCAAGTGACAAGGGAGGCGAATCACTCCATCAAGTAGCCCTTGTGTTCAATAACCCGAAGGGAATCGGAGCGGAAGAAACAGCAAGTATTCAACAAGGCGTTGAGAAGCTGGCTGCGAATAAGGAAGCTTTGCAGTTAGATTCCATCACCGATCCTTTTTCACAAAGTGAGCTTAAAGATACACTAATTTCCAAAGATGGCAAGACTATTATGGTGGCGTTGTCCGTAAAAGGTGAAGGAGAGGCTGTTACTGCTCTGCCAGATAAAGTGGATGAGATGCTCTCAGGTGTTAAAGCAGATCATTATTTGACCAGTGAAGGTCTGATTACAGAGGATATGATTGCTAGCTCAGAAGCAGGGCTAAAGAAGTCGGAGTATATTACAGTTGTCTTTATCCTACTTATTCTATTCGTCGTGTTTCGTTCGTTCGTAGCGCCTTTTGTACCGCTGCTGACCGTGGGTATCAGCTATATTGTATCCCAATCTGTCGTGGCTTTTTTGGTGGATCGTTATGATTTTCCTTTATCAACGTTTACTCAAATCTTTATGGTTGCGGTCATGTTCGGGATCGGTACGGATTATTGTATTCTGCTGATCAGTCGCTTTAAAGAAGAATTGATGACCGCAGAAGATACTAAAAGTGCAATCATTGCAACTTATCGAAAAGCTGGAGGAACGGTGTTCTATTCGGGCTTAGCGGTGTTTGTAGGTTTTGTAGCAATTGGGTTATCGAAATTTATTCTTTATCGTTCAGCAGTAGCTGTTGCAGTTGGTATTGCAGTTATGCTATTGGCACTTGTGACGATTGTTCCGTTCTTTATGGCTGTTCTAGGCAAAAAGCTATTCTGGCCCTCCCGTGGCAAGCTGGAGCATAGTGAGAGCCGTATTTGGGGATGGGCAGGTTCTTTTTCTTTAAAAAGACCGTGGGCCGCACTTCTAATCGTTGCAGTAATCGTATCCCCATTCCTAGTCACCTATAGCGGTAAGCTGTCCTTTAACAGCTTGGAGGAAATTGGCTCGGAATATGCTTCGGTAAAAGGTTTTAATATTATTTCGGAGAGCTTCGGACCAGGTGAATCGATGCCTGGCAAGATCGTTATCAAGAATGATGATCGTATGGACAATTCAGAATATCTGGGACTTGCGGAGAAAATTAGCCGCGAGCTGGAAAAAGTGGATAGTGTAAAATCTGTTCGGAGTATGTCACGTCCAACAGGTGAGCTGATTAGTGATTTCTTGATTCCGAATCAGGTAGGTACTCTTTCTGATGGACTGGACCAGAGTAACGAAGGTCTGACCAAGATTCAGACCGGCTTGTCTGAAGCTAGTAAACAGCTTAGCGATAATGCCCCTAAACTTACAGAAGCTGTTGCAGGGAGTGCTAAGCTGACAGAGGGCACAGCTGATCTCAAAGACGGAATTGTTGCTTTAGGCGCTGGGCTCACTCAGATTGAGAGCGGGATTAAGAGTGGCTCAGCGGGTGCAGGAGAGATCAAAGCCGGTCTTCAGCAGGCAGCAACAAGTGCTAAACAGTTAGCAGATGCAAATGCGAAGTTACTTGAGGGCTATAAAAAAATCGGTGGAGGCTTAACCCAGCTGGATGAAGGACTCGGACAGCTTCCGAAGCAGCTACAAGGTGTTGCAGAGGCATTAAAAGGACTGGACGGTTCCTTCGCTGGCCTAGAGAGCAGTTATCCGGAAATTGTTCAGGATGTAAATTATTTGACGATCAAAGGTACAGTAGCACAAAGTAGTACGGGTGCAGCGCAACTAGCAGCCGGTCTTGGTCAGGTTTCAGAACAGCTTAAAGGTGCAGCTACAGGCTTAAATGAGGCGAATGCCGGTTATGCCAAAGCTGCGGCTGGGCAAACCGCGCTCGCGCAAGGTTTAGCTAAGCTTGTAGCTGGAATCGGTCAGCTGCAAGCTGGACTCGATCAGGCGGCAGCAGGTCAAGGACAGATCGTAGATAAGATTCCATCTATCACAAGTGGGCTTGATCAATTGCAAGGCGGACAGAAGCAGCTTGCAGATGGTTTTGGTGAATTGACAGGTCAGATTGGAGCCTTAACCACTGGACTAAGCGATAGTGCTGATGGATTGAAGCAAATTACAAGCGGTCTGGGCTCGGCACAAGAATACTTGAATCAGATTCAAGCGGCTAAGGATGAAGAGCTGAGCGGATTCTTCGTGCCAGCTGAGGCACTTAAAGCTGAAGGTATAAAGCAGGTATTTGATACGTACTTGTCTGATGACCGTAAGGTGATGACGTTGGATGTGGTATTTACCGAGAATCCTTACAGCTCAGAGGCTATAGATAGTGTGGGTGATATTCAAGCAGCAGTAGATCGTGCAGTTAAAGGTACGAAGCTTGAAAATGCTGAAACAGCTATTAGCGGGGTTACAAGCAGTCAAAGCGATTTGCGGAATATTTCCAATGAAGACTATACGCGTACAGTAATCTTGATGCTGAGCGGTATTTTCATCATATTAGTGTTGCTGCTCCGTTCAATCGTAATGCCGATTTACCTTATTATTTCACTTTTGATCACTTACTTTTCAGCGTTGGGCGTTACAGAGGCTATTTTCGTTAATCTTCTGCACTATGAAGGGATTACCTGGACGACGCCATTCTTTAGTTTTGTTATGCTGATTGCACTAGGTGTGGATTATAGCATTTTCTTAATGGCCCGGTTTAACGAAAATAAAACATGGGACGTAAAAGAAGCGATTCTACACGCTATGCGAAATATGGGTACAGTTATCCTTTCAGCTGTAGTTATTCTGGGTGGTACCTTCGCCTCGATGTATCCTTCTGGGGTATTGTCGATGATGCAGATTGCTACAGTGGTGCTCGTAGGATTGGCCTTGTATGCTTTAATCTTCCTGCCGTTCTTTGTCCCTGTAATGGTACGGGTCTTCGGCCGAGGGAATTGGTGGCCATTTTCGGTTAAACAGAGCGGAGAAGCTAACAAGCAGGATTTAAATATGTAAATGGGACTATACCCCATTTATGAATCAGAAGTCATAACAAGTTGTTTTTTTGCAGTCAGCCACCGATATATTTATCGGTGGCTGGCTTTTTATTTGAGTAGAATGAATCGTTTCGATGGGGCATTATTAGCGGGGAGAACTACTAATCCGTTCAATTGTCATGGGTCTTTTATCCATTGTCGTCTGGTTCTTTAGGTTATTGTTATTATGTTTTCAGAAAATTATAATAACACTGGATTCGTTTTCAAAGTCTCCAAATTACAACTAGAAAGCGAGATGATGAATGATGAAAGTAAGCATGAAGAACAGCAGTATCGCAAAGAAGGTTGCTCCATTTGTTATTACTGCGGGGGTTATTGCCGGAGTAGGACTTATCGATACCGATAAAGCGTTAGGACACGGTTATGTATCCGAACCAGCAAGTCGTGCGAAGCTTGGTGCAGCGAATAATGTGGGTTCTGTTCAATATGAGCCACAGAGTCTAGAGGCACCAAAGGGTTTCCCATTGGCGGGTCCTGCGGACGGGAAGATTGCATCTGCGGGTGGCATGTTCGGAGGAATTCTGGATCAACAATCAAGTGATCGTTGGATTAAGCACGATATGGTTGGCGGAGTCAATGACATCACTTGGTATCATACAGCACAACATAGAACAACAAAATGGCATTACTATATTACGAAAAAAGGTTGGAATCCTAATACGCCAATTAAACGTTCCGATTTAGAGCTTATTGGAACTTTTGAAAATGGCGGTAAACAGCCTGAGCGTTCTGTGACGCACAAAGTAAATGTCCCAACTGACCGCAGTGGATACCATGTTATTTTGGCAGTGTGGGATATCGATGATACATCGAATGCCTTCTATCAAGTCATTGATGTGAATCTAAAGAACAGTGAATCAGGACCTGGGGTACAACCAGACACGGAGAAGCCGTCAACAGTAACGGGGTTACACACGATGAGTGTAGAATCGAGCAGTGTAGATCTTATGTGGAATGCTGCAACAGATAACATAGGCGTAGATCATTACATGATTTATCGCGGGGATAGCGTCGGTATAGCGAAACAAATCGGAACATCTTCAACAACGAGCT
This genomic stretch from Paenibacillus sp. FSL H7-0737 harbors:
- a CDS encoding GNAT family N-acetyltransferase, whose amino-acid sequence is MLIDLKPLIGTSEVNELLTYAVIDDPNALQQTSSEYSEQAGLKLYGWEEEELLLGLIGFEETEDGSLDIRHIAVLPENRGKGYARGMILELLTTRQPRYLVAETEDEIAADFYRSLGFMVYSLGENAAGIETLRCVYEVEEIEDEE
- a CDS encoding MMPL family transporter; amino-acid sequence: MKTILKARWAVIAIWLAVAVVLVMTAPSFSDLVREKGQVTVPEGYPSSRAAEIMKEASSDKGGESLHQVALVFNNPKGIGAEETASIQQGVEKLAANKEALQLDSITDPFSQSELKDTLISKDGKTIMVALSVKGEGEAVTALPDKVDEMLSGVKADHYLTSEGLITEDMIASSEAGLKKSEYITVVFILLILFVVFRSFVAPFVPLLTVGISYIVSQSVVAFLVDRYDFPLSTFTQIFMVAVMFGIGTDYCILLISRFKEELMTAEDTKSAIIATYRKAGGTVFYSGLAVFVGFVAIGLSKFILYRSAVAVAVGIAVMLLALVTIVPFFMAVLGKKLFWPSRGKLEHSESRIWGWAGSFSLKRPWAALLIVAVIVSPFLVTYSGKLSFNSLEEIGSEYASVKGFNIISESFGPGESMPGKIVIKNDDRMDNSEYLGLAEKISRELEKVDSVKSVRSMSRPTGELISDFLIPNQVGTLSDGLDQSNEGLTKIQTGLSEASKQLSDNAPKLTEAVAGSAKLTEGTADLKDGIVALGAGLTQIESGIKSGSAGAGEIKAGLQQAATSAKQLADANAKLLEGYKKIGGGLTQLDEGLGQLPKQLQGVAEALKGLDGSFAGLESSYPEIVQDVNYLTIKGTVAQSSTGAAQLAAGLGQVSEQLKGAATGLNEANAGYAKAAAGQTALAQGLAKLVAGIGQLQAGLDQAAAGQGQIVDKIPSITSGLDQLQGGQKQLADGFGELTGQIGALTTGLSDSADGLKQITSGLGSAQEYLNQIQAAKDEELSGFFVPAEALKAEGIKQVFDTYLSDDRKVMTLDVVFTENPYSSEAIDSVGDIQAAVDRAVKGTKLENAETAISGVTSSQSDLRNISNEDYTRTVILMLSGIFIILVLLLRSIVMPIYLIISLLITYFSALGVTEAIFVNLLHYEGITWTTPFFSFVMLIALGVDYSIFLMARFNENKTWDVKEAILHAMRNMGTVILSAVVILGGTFASMYPSGVLSMMQIATVVLVGLALYALIFLPFFVPVMVRVFGRGNWWPFSVKQSGEANKQDLNM
- a CDS encoding GNAT family N-acetyltransferase; translated protein: MSPVTEVNFEVVDPENADLRELITFLDEELKMRYPHETIYVVDFEDPKVKEMTFVVAYLNGKPVGCGGLRPLDYIGIEIATMELKRFYVDSSYRKMGIATNMLLFLEEQALAAGFKEIRLETGIKQPEAIALYVKHGYQPIDLFGPYIGDPHSLCYGKIL
- a CDS encoding VanZ family protein: MLTLYSATVIYWMFIGFGREVHTGGPLQYNLVPFRTVSLYFNLDNGLSLINRLVNLLGNVVVFIPFGFLSPLVKIHPVSWLRISLYAVPCILLLECLQMLLHVGSFDIDDLLLNMLGVWTGYGLFRVISCKRNKEGEM
- the rpiA gene encoding ribose-5-phosphate isomerase RpiA, whose translation is MNVKQLAAEKAVEYVEDGMKVGLGTGSTAYWAIRKLGERVSEGLKITAVATSSASEEQARELGIPLVAFGDIDSLDLTIDGADELDSSLQLIKGGGGALLREKIVASNSTRMIVIADEGKVVNTLGKFPLPVEIVPFAWEWTVAELAKLGCQPELRRSGEELYKTDNGNYIADCRFEAIEAAPKLALTIQNIPGVVDHGLFIGIAAMAIVGKLDGTIEIIEAQPKN
- a CDS encoding MarR family winged helix-turn-helix transcriptional regulator, whose product is MEDEVQHWINRYMDAYMMVTRQVAARIKDSIAADTTNDQYQILRLINAQEHCTSTYLAETFCVGKSSITAIINRLVQAGIIERTRDENDRRQVYLSMSEHGKRVFEAAESQVHEVVAPYLFHFEKKDIETFIMMFEKLASLIQNDNGGKSQ
- a CDS encoding lytic polysaccharide monooxygenase — its product is MMKVSMKNSSIAKKVAPFVITAGVIAGVGLIDTDKALGHGYVSEPASRAKLGAANNVGSVQYEPQSLEAPKGFPLAGPADGKIASAGGMFGGILDQQSSDRWIKHDMVGGVNDITWYHTAQHRTTKWHYYITKKGWNPNTPIKRSDLELIGTFENGGKQPERSVTHKVNVPTDRSGYHVILAVWDIDDTSNAFYQVIDVNLKNSESGPGVQPDTEKPSTVTGLHTMSVESSSVDLMWNAATDNIGVDHYMIYRGDSVGIAKQIGTSSTTSFKDITVEPGKIYTYYSVAVDRAGNTSGASNIIVVSTPNPEVVIPPVETPDTLKPSMVEGLHTMSVKHNSVNLMWNAAQDNVGVDHYVVYREGVELTQTKGTSFTDLTVQASTTYNYHVRAVDAAGNISDKSSLYTVTTLVKPVLPDVAAWNATGLYIVGTKVEYKGNVYEARVTFRSFGDTNWNPESALSLWKLVTN